A genomic window from Vitis riparia cultivar Riparia Gloire de Montpellier isolate 1030 chromosome 18, EGFV_Vit.rip_1.0, whole genome shotgun sequence includes:
- the LOC117906131 gene encoding gamma-glutamylcyclotransferase 2-3 encodes MVLWVFGYGSLIWKAGFEYDDRRVCFIKGYRRVFYQGSTDHRGTPEYPGRTVTLEPAEGEICWGVAYKVSKEEDEQIALTYLEVREKQYDKKAYLDVYAEPMATTPVISGVMVYIASPDKKLNHNYLGPASVEEIAKQIIHAEGPSGPNREYLFQLEQALLQMGCEDKHVMDLANEVRRILSEKELTVS; translated from the exons ATGGTTTTATGGGTATTCGGGTATGGGTCACTGATATGGAAAGCAGGGTTTGAATATGATGATCGACGAGTTTGTTTCATCAAAGGGTACCGTCGTGTCTTCTACCAAG GTAGTACAGACCACAGAGGGACACCAGAATACCCAGGAAGAACAGTTACATTGGAGCCTGCTGAAGGAGAGATCTGC TGGGGAGTTGCCTACAAGGTTTCCAAGGAGGAAGATGAACAGATTGCATTAACA TATCTAGAAGTGAGGGAGAAACAGTATGACAAGAAGGCTTATCTTGATGTTTATGCT GAGCCAATGGCTACTACTCCTGTCATCTCTGGAGTAATGGT ATACATAGCATCCCCAGACAAGAAGCTTAATCATAACTACCTTGGCCCTGCATCAGTTGAAGAGATTGCCAA ACAAATTATTCATGCTGAAGGCCCCTCAGGTCCTAACAGAGAATATCTTTTCCAACTTGAACAAGCACTCCTTCAAATGG GATGTGAAGACAAACATGTAATGGATCTCGCGAATGAAGTGAGGCGCATCCTTTCAGAGAAGGAGCTGACTGTTTCATGA
- the LOC117906167 gene encoding WAT1-related protein At1g21890-like yields the protein MGDQTLFVKLSLMFSKVKAYLGIVSLQFGYAGMYIITMVSLKHGMNHYVLVVYRHAVATLVIAPFALVLERKVRPKMTLSTFLKIMVLGFLEPVFDQNLYYVGLKYTSATFASATVNVLPAITFIMAIIFRLEKINIKKIPSQAKVIGTLITVTGAMVMTLYKGPIIDFIHTRGISHHESSSDPTAGQNWATGTLMLLGGCFGWSGFFILQSFTLKQYPAELSLTALICFMGTVQGAAVALVMERDKAAWAIGFDSRILAAAYSGIVCSGIAYYVQSLVIKERGPVFVTAFSPLCMIITAALGSFILAEKLHLGSILGAAVIVVGLYSVVWGKSKEARSSASQAPTDEKAGGSHELPVASSTKPSIVHNNNMEEDGGMLKIRVSEASSMIE from the exons atgggagACCAAACCCTTTTTGTCAAGCTGAGCCTGATGTTCTCCAAGGTGAAAGCGTACTTGGGCATTGTCTCCCTGCAGTTCGGCTATGCTGGCATGTACATCATCACCATGGTTTCTTTGAAGCATGGGATGAATCACTACGTACTTGTAGTGTACCGACATGCAGTTGCCACTCTTGTGATCGCACCCTTCGCACTTGTTCTTGAAAG GAAAGTAAGGCCAAAGATGACACTCTCAACCTTCCTAAAAATAATGGTGCTTGGCTTCCTAGA GCCAGTgtttgatcaaaacttatactATGTGGGGTTGAAGTATACATCAGCAACCTTTGCTTCTGCCACTGTCAATGTCCTCCCTGCTATTACTTTCATAATGGCAATTATCTTCAG GTTggagaaaattaatattaagaaGATACCCAGCCAAGCTAAGGTGATCGGAACCTTAATCACAGTCACAGGAGCCATGGTGATGACACTGTACAAAGGTCCCATCATTGACTTTATACACACACGGGGAATAAGCCACCATGAATCCTCCAGTGATCCCACGGCAGGCCAAAATTGGGCCACCGGAACCCTAATGCTCCTAGGCGGCTGCTTTGGTTGGTCTGGTTTCTTCATATTGCAA TCATTTACACTGAAGCAATACCCAGCGGAGCTCTCTCTCACAGCCTTGATATGCTTTATGGGGACGGTGCAAGGAGCAGCCGTGGCACTTGTGATGGAACGCGACAAAGCTGCTTGGGCAATAGGCTTCGACTCCAGAATCTTGGCTGCAGCTTATTCT GGGATAGTTTGCTCTGGAATTGCATATTATGTGCAAAGTCTAGTGATCAAAGAACGAGGCCCCGTGTTTGTAACTGCTTTCAGCCCTCTGTGCATGATTATCACTGCAGCTCTGGGGTCCTTCATTTTGGCCGAGAAACTCCACCTGGGAAG TATACTTGGAGCGGCCGTGATAGTCGTAGGCCTTTATTCGGTGGTGTGGGGCAAAAGCAAGGAGGCCAGAAGCTCAGCATCACAGGCGCCGACAGATGAGAAAGCAGGTGGGAGCCATGAATTGCCAGTTGCAAGCAGCACTAAACCAAGCATTGTCCATAACAACAACATGGAAGAAGATGGTGGAATGTTGAAGATTCGCGTGTCAGAGGCATCATCAATGATTGAATGA
- the LOC117906168 gene encoding WAT1-related protein At4g08290-like, producing MANKSGNSCIVYLNKMKPYLLMVALQFGSAGMYIICKATLTHGMSRYVLVVYRNAVATLAIAPFALLLERKGRPKLTISIFLKIMALGFLEPIADQNLAYLGMQYTSASYTSAIMNAVPAVTFVMAIIFRLEHIKIKEAHTQAKIIGTLVTFSGALLMTLYKGPIIDIMHSHKASHQANHSSSKHWLIGTILILIGCCAWSAFFILQSITIKAYPAELSLSTLICLMGTVQSAAVGLIAERKPRTWSIGWDSRLLAPVYTGIISSGITYYVQGLVMKTKGPVFVTAFNPLCMVIVAALGSLILAEELYLGSIIGAIIIAVGLYSVAWGKSKDHFGPAPSTTGEKTDPYQLPISATESTKLVIEGSNYDDDEKAAKSKVATK from the exons ATGGCAAACAAAAGTGGGAACTCATGTATAGTGTACCTCAATAAGATGAAACCTTATTTGCTTATGGTAGCCTTGCAATTCGGCTCTGCAGGGATGTACATAATCTGCAAGGCCACCCTCACCCATGGGATGAGCCGTTACGTTCTCGTTGTGTACCGCAATGCGGTTGCTACGCTTGCTATCGCGCCCTTTGCTCTGCTTCTTGAAAG GAAAGGAAGGCCAAAGTTGACAATCTCAATCTTCTTGAAGATTATGGCGCTAGGCTTTCTGGA GCCGATTGCTGATCAGAACTTAGCCTACTTGGGAATGCAATACACATCAGCCTCATATACATCCGCCATTATGAATGCTGTTCCTGCTGTTACTTTTGTTATGGCGATTATTTTTCG ATTAGAGCACATAAAAATTAAGGAGGCACATACTCAAGCCAAGATCATTGGAACCCTGGTGACCTTTTCCGGAGCATTGCTCATGACTTTGTACAAGGGCCCCATCATCGATATAATGCACTCACACAAAGCAAGTCACCAAGCAAACCACTCGTCCTCCAAACATTGGCTCATCGGAACAATTTTGATACTTATTGGCTGTTGTGCTTGGTCTGCCTTCTTCATATTACAA TCCATAACAATTAAGGCATACCCAGCTGAGCTCTCGCTTTCCACCTTGATATGCTTGATGGGCACGGTCCAAAGTGCGGCTGTAGGGCTTATAGCAGAGCGGAAGCCACGCACCTGGTCAATTGGCTGGGACTCTAGGCTACTTGCTCCTGTTTATACA GGTATAATCAGCTCTGGAATAACATACTATGTGCAAGGCCTGGTGATGAAGACGAAGGGCCCAGTGTTTGTAACAGCATTCAACCCTCTTTGCATGGTCATCGTTGCTGCTCTGGGGTCTCTCATTCTAGCTGAGGAGCTCTACCTAGGAAG TATCATTGGAGCCATCATCATCGCGGTAGGCCTTTACTCGGTGGCGTGGGGCAAAAGCAAGGATCATTTCGGCCCAGCACCATCAACAACAGGAGAAAAGACCGATCCCTACCAGCTGCCCATTTCGGCGACTGAGAGCACCAAGTTGGTGATTGAGGGAAGTAATTACGATGATGATGAAAAAGCTGCAAAATCCAAAGTTGCAACAAAATAA